From one Chloroflexota bacterium genomic stretch:
- a CDS encoding antibiotic biosynthesis monooxygenase, with translation MIRVMIERKAKAGEDLSSLLVELRVAAITHFPGYIGGETLVNTEDRADIVVLSTWQNIEDWERWAGSETRVKLYECIEPLLKEKPSVWVFEVMATEHTVQK, from the coding sequence ATGATAAGAGTAATGATAGAGCGTAAAGCAAAAGCCGGTGAAGACCTGTCTTCTCTGCTCGTCGAGCTCAGGGTAGCCGCCATAACCCACTTTCCGGGCTATATCGGCGGCGAAACACTCGTCAATACCGAAGACCGAGCCGATATCGTGGTGCTCAGCACCTGGCAGAACATTGAGGACTGGGAACGATGGGCTGGCTCGGAAACCAGAGTGAAACTGTACGAATGTATTGAGCCTCTGCTTAAGGAAAAGCCAAGTGTCTGGGTTTTTGAAGTCATGGCCACAGAGCATACCGTGCAGAAATAG
- a CDS encoding SDR family NAD(P)-dependent oxidoreductase, giving the protein MAIVIGGNGGIGKGIADGLASAGSDIVIFTRNEKKTAEAADDIRKKYGVRVLGLQVDVGQEESIQNGVKQVLVLFTPRTPT; this is encoded by the coding sequence GTGGCCATTGTCATCGGCGGCAATGGCGGTATCGGCAAGGGAATCGCCGATGGCCTGGCATCAGCCGGGAGCGACATTGTTATTTTTACCCGCAATGAAAAAAAGACCGCAGAAGCGGCAGACGACATTAGAAAGAAATACGGAGTAAGAGTACTGGGTTTGCAGGTTGACGTTGGCCAGGAAGAAAGCATTCAAAACGGCGTGAAACAGGTACTCGTTTTGTTTACCCCAAGAACCCCCACCTAG
- a CDS encoding hydrogenase maturation protease produces MGKIRDTEVKKSPRTLILGIGNPILRDDRVGHLLVQILRSRFSGPGIEFQETSKAGLNLAELLAGFDSAIVIDAIQNGGIPGEVYCLKPRAFSSQKANQSDQHRTGLLQALELGKSLGWPMPEDVTIVAIEAEDATSFGEDLTPAVEKAIPVALDKILHLLESRQEQPDETPVKKTRTKQSVAMKSVDFRR; encoded by the coding sequence GTGGGTAAAATCAGGGATACTGAGGTTAAAAAGAGCCCCAGAACACTAATTCTAGGTATTGGAAATCCCATTCTCAGGGATGATAGGGTAGGCCACCTTCTAGTCCAGATACTCCGCAGTCGTTTCTCCGGTCCTGGCATTGAGTTTCAAGAGACCAGTAAGGCTGGTCTTAACCTCGCCGAACTCCTGGCAGGTTTCGATTCCGCCATTGTTATCGATGCTATCCAGAATGGTGGTATTCCAGGGGAAGTATACTGCCTGAAACCGCGGGCTTTTAGCAGCCAAAAGGCAAATCAGAGCGACCAGCACCGCACCGGTTTATTACAGGCCCTGGAGCTGGGTAAATCCCTCGGGTGGCCAATGCCGGAAGATGTGACCATCGTGGCTATAGAAGCCGAGGATGCCACCAGCTTCGGTGAAGACCTGACGCCGGCCGTTGAAAAGGCCATTCCTGTGGCACTGGACAAGATACTTCATTTGCTGGAAAGTCGGCAAGAACAACCCGATGAAACGCCGGTCAAGAAGACCAGAACCAAGCAGTCCGTGGCTATGAAGAGCGTAGATTTCCGAAGATAA